The sequence TGTTCGACGGCATCGGCCATCCAGCCTTGCATGCGATAACACAACATTTCCGAGGTGATTGGCACCCATTGGAAATCAAAGATGCCGATATTCTGGATCGCATCCTTGCGAGACACGATCTCGACTTCATCCGCACACACCGAGCCCTACTCACGGAGTCCCGGGAAGCATGGATTCATGTCACGCTCTCCGGAAAGGAAAGCCAGCTATTCTCGGGATTCGGAACCGCGTCATCCGCAATTCTGACTTGGCCAAATAGCGATTGATTACCGGCAACCCAAAAGTGGCAAAAAAAGAAGCGGCCCGACCGATAAACCTCAGGAAAAACCCATTAAACCTGGAGGCTCTTCGGCCGGACCGCCTTGTGTGTCGCGACACAGGAATATACGCAGATCCAGGGCCACTTTATCGATTATTTTTCCGGCGCGCTTTTCCAACCGGCCTCATCCATTCCGGTTCCAT comes from Luteolibacter sp. LG18 and encodes:
- a CDS encoding DUF6210 family protein, translating into MARPTPLIDLHEFHGLGLIVQWPSGVRYTNQTGGFACDHPEMEGVFAPLFDGIGHPALHAITQHFRGDWHPLEIKDADILDRILARHDLDFIRTHRALLTESREAWIHVTLSGKESQLFSGFGTASSAILTWPNSD